In Aegilops tauschii subsp. strangulata cultivar AL8/78 chromosome 3, Aet v6.0, whole genome shotgun sequence, one genomic interval encodes:
- the LOC109752389 gene encoding uncharacterized protein gives MAAYLEEVRRLKKRFLSMKLQHVPHSYNKEADDIAKQASHHEPQSPVVFEERLLRPSVAPPAVGTMVARLRAYLESGTLPEDDIEAEWLARRAEPYYLRDGDLYRKRPNGEALRCISVEQGCELLADIHGGDCSHRYSSRTLAGKVLRSRFYWPTVLQDTTELILPYEVCQFHAKQIHQPTEGL, from the exons ATGGCCGCTTACCTTGAGGAGGTGCGCAGGCTCAAGAAGCGCTTCCTCAGCATGAAACTCCAGCATGTCCCTCACAGCTACAACAAGGAAGCAGATGACATCGCCAAGCAGGCATCCCATCACGAGCCCCAAAGCCCTGTCGTCTTCGAGGAGAGGCTCCTGAGGCCATCAGTGGCTCCACCTGCCGTCGGCACCATG GTCGCGAGGCTCAGAGCTTACCTTGAAAGCGGCACCCTCCCGGAGGATGACATAGAAGCAGAGTGGTTGGCCCGCCGGGCTGAGCCTTACTATCTAAGGGATGGCGATCTCTACCGCAAACGCCCCAATGGAGAGGCACTACGATGCATCTCGGTGGAGCAAGGGTGCGAGCTGCTCGCCGATATACATGGTGGAGACTGTAGCCATCGCTACTCATCGCGCACTCTCGCCGGCAAGGTATTACGTAGTCGTTTCTACTGGCCCACAGTGCTTCAAGACACCACTGAGTTGATCCTGCCCTACGAGGtctgccagttccatgccaagcagatccaccagccGACGGAAGGGCTCTAG